The Streptomyces tendae genome has a window encoding:
- the ahcY gene encoding adenosylhomocysteinase, with protein MTTVDNRQDFKVADLSLAEFGRKEITLAEHEMPGLMAIRKEYADAQPLAGARVTGSLHMTVQTAVLIETLVALGAEVRWASCNIFSTQDHAAAAIAVGPNGTPDNPQGVPVFAWKGETLEEYWWCTEQALTWPDSPTGGPNMILDDGGDATLLVHKGVEYEKDGKAPSPDTAESDEHRVILELLNRTLSENPQKWTQLSSEIRGVTEETTTGVHRLYEMQREGTLLFPAINVNDAVTKSKFDNKYGCRHSLVDGINRATDVLIGGKTAVVCGYGDVGKGCAESLRGQGARVIVTEIDPICALQAAMDGYQVTTLDEVVDKADIFITTTGNKDIIMASDMAKMKHQAIVGNIGHFDNEIDMAGLAKVPGIVKDEIKPQVHTWTFPDGKKIIVLSEGRLLNLGNATGHPSFVMSNSFADQTLAQIELFTKPDEYPTGVYVLPKHLDEKVARLHLDALGVKLTTLRPEQADYIGVKVEGPFKPDHYRY; from the coding sequence ATGACGACTGTCGACAACCGACAGGACTTCAAGGTCGCCGACCTCTCCCTGGCCGAGTTCGGCCGCAAGGAGATCACCCTCGCCGAGCACGAGATGCCCGGCCTGATGGCGATCCGCAAGGAGTACGCCGACGCCCAGCCCCTCGCCGGGGCGCGCGTCACCGGCTCCCTGCACATGACCGTGCAGACCGCCGTCCTCATCGAGACCCTGGTCGCCCTCGGCGCCGAGGTCCGCTGGGCGTCCTGCAACATCTTCTCCACCCAGGACCACGCCGCGGCCGCCATCGCCGTCGGCCCGAACGGCACGCCCGACAACCCGCAGGGCGTCCCGGTCTTCGCCTGGAAGGGCGAGACCCTGGAGGAGTACTGGTGGTGCACCGAGCAGGCGCTGACCTGGCCGGACAGCCCCACCGGCGGCCCGAACATGATCCTCGACGACGGCGGTGACGCCACCCTCCTGGTTCACAAGGGCGTCGAGTACGAGAAGGACGGCAAGGCCCCGTCCCCCGACACCGCCGAGTCGGACGAGCACCGGGTCATCCTCGAACTGCTCAACCGCACCCTGAGCGAGAACCCGCAGAAGTGGACCCAGCTCTCCTCCGAGATCCGCGGCGTGACGGAGGAGACCACGACGGGTGTGCACCGCCTGTACGAGATGCAGCGCGAGGGCACCCTGCTGTTCCCGGCGATCAACGTCAACGACGCCGTGACGAAGTCGAAGTTCGACAACAAGTACGGCTGCCGGCACTCGCTGGTGGACGGCATCAACCGGGCCACGGACGTGCTGATCGGCGGCAAGACCGCGGTCGTGTGCGGCTACGGCGACGTCGGCAAGGGCTGCGCGGAGTCGCTGCGCGGCCAGGGCGCCCGCGTCATCGTGACCGAGATCGACCCGATCTGCGCGCTGCAGGCGGCGATGGACGGCTACCAGGTCACGACGCTGGACGAGGTCGTCGACAAGGCCGACATCTTCATCACCACGACCGGCAACAAGGACATCATCATGGCCTCGGACATGGCCAAGATGAAGCACCAGGCGATCGTCGGCAACATCGGTCACTTCGACAACGAGATCGACATGGCCGGCCTCGCCAAGGTCCCCGGCATCGTCAAGGACGAGATCAAGCCGCAGGTCCACACCTGGACCTTCCCCGACGGCAAGAAGATCATCGTGCTGTCCGAGGGCCGTCTGCTGAACCTGGGCAACGCCACCGGCCACCCGTCGTTCGTGATGTCCAACTCCTTCGCGGACCAGACCCTGGCCCAGATCGAGCTGTTCACCAAGCCCGACGAGTACCCGACCGGTGTCTACGTGCTGCCCAAGCACCTGGACGAGAAGGTCGCCCGTCTCCACCTGGACGCCCTCGGCGTCAAGCTGACGACGCTGCGCCCGGAGCAGGCCGACTACATCGGTGTGAAGGTCGAGGGCCCGTTCAAGCCCGACCACTACCGCTACTGA
- a CDS encoding RDD family protein, with amino-acid sequence MSELVTGEAVALELRPAKLPSRGLAVLLDLAAAVAAYVGVTLVLVAATASLDQAAQTAVTIATFVLVLVGGPILVETLSHGRSLGKMACGLRVVRDDGGPIRFRHALVRGLLGVIEILMTFGVVACIASLVSARGRRLGDVFAGTLVVRERVPAGPGGYVPPPPPWLAGRFAGLDLSAVPDGLWLAVRQYLTRIRQLDPQVGWSMAERLAADVAGRTGAPVPPGLPPAMYLAAMLHERQTREAQRTFGGGAVSPVPAAGAGAPVPSFPGGPAVAAAPVVRPVVPPEGAGTASSGGPAQADRPSTGFVPPA; translated from the coding sequence GTGAGTGAGCTGGTGACGGGCGAGGCCGTGGCACTGGAGCTGCGCCCCGCGAAGCTGCCCAGCAGGGGGCTGGCCGTACTGCTCGATCTGGCGGCGGCCGTGGCCGCGTACGTCGGGGTGACCCTTGTTCTGGTGGCGGCGACGGCCTCGCTGGACCAGGCGGCGCAGACGGCGGTGACGATCGCGACGTTCGTCCTGGTGCTGGTGGGCGGGCCGATCCTGGTGGAGACGCTGAGCCACGGGCGGTCGCTCGGGAAGATGGCGTGCGGGCTGCGGGTGGTGCGGGACGACGGGGGGCCGATCCGTTTCCGGCACGCGCTCGTGCGGGGGCTGCTCGGTGTGATCGAGATCCTGATGACGTTCGGGGTGGTGGCCTGCATCGCCTCGCTGGTGTCGGCGCGCGGCCGCCGCCTGGGTGACGTGTTCGCCGGGACCCTGGTGGTGCGGGAGCGGGTGCCGGCCGGGCCGGGCGGCTACGTGCCGCCGCCTCCGCCGTGGCTCGCGGGCCGCTTCGCGGGGCTCGACCTGTCGGCGGTTCCGGACGGTCTGTGGCTCGCCGTCCGTCAGTACCTCACGCGGATCCGGCAGCTCGATCCGCAGGTCGGCTGGTCGATGGCTGAGCGGCTGGCGGCCGACGTGGCGGGACGCACCGGGGCGCCGGTGCCGCCCGGGCTGCCGCCCGCGATGTATCTGGCGGCGATGCTGCACGAGCGGCAGACGCGGGAGGCGCAGCGGACGTTCGGCGGCGGTGCCGTCTCTCCCGTGCCCGCGGCGGGTGCGGGGGCGCCGGTGCCGTCCTTCCCCGGGGGTCCCGCCGTCGCAGCGGCCCCGGTGGTCCGGCCGGTCGTGCCGCCGGAGGGTGCGGGCACGGCCTCGTCGGGTGGGCCGGCGCAGGCCGACCGGCCGTCGACGGGGTTCGTGCCGCCGGCTTGA